In the Verrucomicrobiia bacterium genome, one interval contains:
- a CDS encoding pitrilysin family protein, with product MKLSHGPRRLFRAPTAPRGLIGSLAFLTIALTLSIEANEVPVTEHVLPNGMHMLLLERHDDPSVAGGWVAHVGSANERPGITGIAHLFEHMMFKGTPTIGTKDPKRDLEIMAEQERIRDQMREEDAKMRAAYRRGDIDDITKPENKTERYKELETKFNALVQEQRQLLVKNEFDRIYRSAGGSGMNAFTMQDMTAYFINVPANKLELWMWMESERQLHPVFREFYAERDVVYEERRMRTESTPLGKFEETFNAIFWDALPYHWPVIGWPSDVASISKPEADDFYATYYCPQNITLILVGDFKTDEAVALAERYFGRIPHGAKNPPDLVTLEPKQLAEKRLNAAAEVNPQVEIQWHTVPFAHRDSYALEILGQLLSTRTGRLYKGLVLGSQVATDAYADQNSMKLAGYFAAGGEAREGHTPAEVEQGIYAEIDKLKREDVPAEELQKVKNNFAAAEYRKLASNQAILFQLIFNDGLGDWHEFNNANKKIQAVTADDVKRVASTYLTRENRAVATYTRKASNASAQ from the coding sequence ATGAAACTTTCCCACGGCCCACGTCGCCTCTTTCGGGCGCCCACTGCCCCTCGTGGGTTGATCGGCAGTCTGGCGTTTCTAACCATCGCATTAACGTTATCCATTGAGGCAAACGAGGTTCCTGTCACGGAACACGTCCTCCCCAACGGCATGCACATGTTGCTGCTGGAACGGCACGACGACCCGAGCGTCGCCGGCGGCTGGGTTGCCCACGTCGGAAGCGCCAACGAGCGCCCCGGCATCACGGGCATCGCCCACTTGTTCGAGCACATGATGTTCAAGGGCACGCCGACCATCGGCACCAAGGATCCCAAGCGCGATTTGGAAATCATGGCGGAACAGGAGCGCATCCGCGACCAGATGCGCGAAGAGGATGCAAAAATGCGGGCCGCCTACCGGCGCGGCGACATCGACGACATCACCAAGCCGGAGAACAAAACCGAGCGCTACAAAGAACTCGAAACGAAGTTCAACGCCCTGGTCCAGGAACAGCGGCAACTGCTCGTGAAAAACGAATTTGACCGCATTTACCGGTCGGCGGGCGGTTCCGGCATGAACGCATTCACCATGCAGGACATGACGGCCTATTTCATCAACGTCCCCGCCAACAAGCTCGAATTGTGGATGTGGATGGAGTCCGAACGCCAGTTGCATCCAGTGTTTCGCGAGTTTTACGCCGAACGCGACGTCGTTTACGAAGAGCGCCGCATGCGCACGGAATCGACCCCGTTGGGCAAATTTGAAGAAACATTCAACGCCATCTTTTGGGATGCGCTGCCCTACCACTGGCCGGTCATCGGATGGCCCTCGGATGTCGCGTCGATTTCAAAACCCGAAGCCGACGACTTTTACGCCACCTATTACTGCCCACAAAACATCACGCTGATCCTGGTCGGCGATTTCAAAACCGACGAAGCGGTCGCGCTGGCGGAGCGTTATTTTGGCCGCATTCCCCACGGCGCAAAGAACCCGCCCGATCTCGTCACGCTGGAGCCCAAGCAACTCGCCGAGAAACGCCTGAACGCCGCGGCGGAGGTAAATCCCCAGGTTGAAATCCAGTGGCACACCGTGCCGTTTGCCCATCGCGATTCCTACGCGCTCGAAATCCTCGGCCAGCTTCTTTCCACCCGCACGGGCCGGCTTTACAAAGGTCTGGTGCTCGGCAGCCAGGTCGCCACGGATGCTTACGCGGACCAGAACTCGATGAAACTGGCGGGCTACTTTGCCGCCGGCGGGGAGGCCCGGGAAGGCCACACCCCCGCGGAGGTGGAACAGGGCATTTACGCCGAAATCGACAAGCTCAAGCGGGAAGACGTGCCCGCGGAAGAACTGCAAAAGGTCAAAAACAACTTCGCCGCCGCCGAATATCGCAAACTGGCCTCCAACCAGGCCATCCTGTTTCAGCTCATCTTCAACGACGGCCTCGGCGACTGGCACGAGTTCAACAACGCCAACAAAAAAATTCAGGCCGTCACCGCCGACGACGTGAAACGCGTGGCCAGCACTTACCTGACGCGGGAAAACCGCGCGGTTGCCACTTACACTCGCAAAGCCTCCAACGCCTCCGCCCAATGA
- a CDS encoding FecR domain-containing protein has translation MRIITSISKYLLLTGIACAMVVTVNAQQMTQASAKVVRIKGAARYANANNVWQPLKVGDVLQAGSIVQTAEGSRVDLVLGVKNTGGGSAIGGGGAGSGAGMSHQSKVDQDFVRITENATMGIDKLLVADTGTDKISETQLDLRKGRIFGTVKKLSAGSKYEIKIPNGVAGIRGTVYTISADGILSVLSGTVVIAYVDASGNTLTQAVAAGQQFDISTGKITTLSDPEKQGLQNALNASRTGLPPGLQHFPEDHTNHYISPTQGHPGFQVVPN, from the coding sequence ATGAGAATCATTACCAGCATTTCCAAGTATCTGCTACTGACAGGCATTGCGTGCGCCATGGTTGTTACGGTGAACGCGCAACAGATGACCCAGGCCAGCGCCAAGGTGGTGCGCATCAAAGGCGCTGCGCGCTATGCGAACGCCAACAATGTTTGGCAGCCGCTCAAAGTGGGTGATGTGTTGCAGGCCGGCAGCATTGTGCAGACGGCGGAAGGTTCCCGGGTGGACTTGGTGCTGGGCGTCAAGAATACCGGTGGCGGTTCAGCCATCGGTGGTGGCGGCGCGGGCAGCGGTGCCGGAATGAGCCACCAATCCAAAGTGGATCAGGATTTCGTCCGCATCACCGAGAATGCCACGATGGGCATCGACAAGCTGCTGGTGGCGGACACTGGGACGGACAAGATTTCTGAAACCCAGCTCGACCTGCGGAAGGGCCGCATTTTCGGCACTGTCAAGAAACTCAGCGCGGGTTCCAAATACGAAATCAAGATCCCGAACGGTGTGGCGGGCATTCGGGGCACGGTTTACACCATCAGCGCCGACGGCATCTTGAGCGTTCTTTCGGGCACCGTGGTGATTGCCTACGTGGACGCTTCGGGCAACACACTGACGCAGGCGGTTGCTGCCGGGCAGCAGTTTGACATTTCCACCGGAAAGATCACCACGCTCTCTGATCCCGAGAAGCAGGGCCTGCAAAACGCGTTGAATGCGTCGCGGACGGGTTTGCCTCCCGGGCTCCAGCACTTCCCCGAGGATCACACCAATCATTACATTTCGCCTACCCAAGGCCACCCCGGCTTTCAAGTAGTGCCAAATTAG
- a CDS encoding pitrilysin family protein translates to MITRHFLSALCGFALLGFTAFAKENPAAPPIPNRPEKLTFPTLDYQPPDPAQFRVQLKSGPVAYVVPDRERPLINISILVHAGDYLEPAGKEGVAGLTGYLLTHGGTQNRTAEDLEERLAFLAANLGSGVGDTQGSISLNLLSKDADEGFQILREVLTEPRFQEDKLALRKQQMLQSMKERNDDSADIEAREDGYLAYGEKFWANGAPTAKSVEAITRADLQAFHHRWFVPGNFVIAVNGDFDRDAMIARLEKLFAGWPFKGETPPPIPTDTHMATPAVYLVNKDVNQGRVSILLPGIMRDDPDYFAAAIMNDILGGGGFTSRIVNRVRSDEGLAYAAGSSLPGGVYYAPPFSASFQTKSRTVPYAISIVFEEMKRMAETPVSDTEINTSINGMIDRFPRVFATKGQIAGTFAQDEFTGRYAKDPNYWKDYRNQVRAVTKAGIERTAKRLLKPDRAVILIVGQRDEILLGHPDHPARLQDFDGGKLIDWPLRDPLTLEPLTAPKPITLPAK, encoded by the coding sequence ATGATCACCCGCCATTTTCTCTCCGCCCTGTGTGGATTTGCCCTGCTGGGTTTCACCGCGTTTGCCAAGGAAAATCCCGCCGCCCCCCCGATCCCCAATCGGCCGGAAAAACTGACCTTTCCGACCCTGGATTACCAGCCGCCCGACCCGGCGCAGTTCCGCGTGCAACTGAAGTCCGGCCCCGTGGCCTACGTCGTTCCGGATCGCGAACGTCCGCTGATCAACATTTCCATTCTCGTTCATGCCGGTGATTACCTCGAACCGGCGGGCAAGGAAGGCGTGGCCGGCCTGACCGGTTACCTGCTGACGCACGGCGGAACCCAGAATCGCACCGCGGAAGATTTGGAGGAACGCCTTGCTTTTCTCGCCGCCAACCTCGGTTCCGGCGTGGGTGACACGCAGGGTTCCATTTCCTTGAACCTGCTGTCCAAGGACGCCGATGAAGGCTTCCAAATCCTCCGCGAAGTCCTGACGGAACCGCGTTTCCAGGAAGACAAGCTGGCGCTGCGCAAACAACAGATGCTGCAGTCGATGAAGGAACGCAACGACGATTCCGCGGACATCGAGGCGCGCGAGGACGGCTACCTCGCTTACGGCGAAAAATTCTGGGCGAACGGCGCGCCCACCGCCAAATCCGTTGAAGCCATCACCCGCGCTGACCTGCAGGCATTCCACCACCGGTGGTTCGTGCCCGGAAACTTCGTCATCGCGGTGAACGGTGATTTTGACCGCGACGCAATGATCGCGCGGCTGGAGAAACTGTTCGCCGGCTGGCCGTTCAAGGGCGAAACCCCGCCGCCCATCCCGACCGACACGCACATGGCCACACCCGCCGTTTACCTCGTCAACAAGGACGTCAATCAGGGCCGCGTTTCCATCCTGTTGCCGGGCATCATGCGTGACGATCCAGATTATTTTGCGGCCGCCATCATGAATGACATTCTCGGCGGCGGCGGCTTTACCTCGCGCATTGTCAACCGCGTCCGCTCCGACGAGGGGCTCGCCTATGCCGCGGGGTCCAGCCTGCCCGGCGGAGTTTACTACGCGCCGCCGTTTTCGGCCTCGTTCCAGACCAAATCCCGCACGGTGCCTTACGCCATTTCCATCGTGTTCGAGGAAATGAAACGCATGGCAGAAACGCCGGTATCCGACACCGAAATCAACACGAGCATCAACGGCATGATCGACCGCTTCCCGCGTGTGTTTGCAACCAAGGGCCAGATTGCCGGCACGTTTGCCCAGGACGAATTCACCGGCCGTTACGCCAAAGACCCGAACTACTGGAAGGACTACCGCAACCAAGTCCGCGCCGTCACCAAGGCGGGCATCGAACGGACCGCAAAACGCCTGCTCAAGCCGGACCGGGCCGTCATTCTTATCGTCGGGCAACGGGATGAAATTCTTCTGGGCCATCCGGATCATCCCGCACGGCTGCAAGACTTCGATGGCGGCAAACTCATTGACTGGCCTTTGCGCGACCCGCTCACGCTGGAGCCATTGACGGCGCCCAAGCCGATCACGCTGCCGGCGAAATAA
- a CDS encoding adenylate/guanylate cyclase domain-containing protein, with product MNFWPPKRIPLLITAAVIGFLLLLRILNPDLIDRMERVTYDWRVRSALRFRPPTADNLGFVFIDEASIQAVHDGAFGYHYGLYWPRQVYGRVVQELARQGAKTVAFDVVFGELRPDHPFVQPPGREMMESDDFLADQMRQAGNIILAVTPELEVPDLFRTNAAAVGDISTEKDSDGILRRVRAFRTYRHWHPLFLKVQADAEMGVDLRQAKVEQDRIILPRANGDSIVVPLDADGDFQLADFVGENLPPGWPARAQPFWDERVWHMGIVIAAQALKLDLNHAAVDLPDGRIVLRGAGGVERVLPVDQQGFLWIDWTIPPNDPQLFRQPISALLAESRDQWGGRSTAVPDDWRGKIAIIGSAVAGGNDLTDHGATPLRADTLLVSKHWNVANSIITNRFIHRLSGGGELCLIGLLGVLAGFLAARLRTVPAALSVALLLMVFIAVAVAVYIAWRIWLPVLLPAAALLATWACLTAWRAVFEQSERRRVKSVFSRIVSPNVVHELLEAKQLSLGGARREVTVFFADVRGFTEFTDVSQEAAEAYVRDHGLTGPEASAHIDAQAREALNTVNLYLARVADTVKQHDGTLDKYIGDCVMAFWGAPTPNNHHAVTCVRAAIDAQRAIHELNAARAAENQRIEAANRQREPEGRPRLPLLPLLSLGTGINTGLAAVGLMGSDAHILNYTVFGRDVNLASRLEAVSGRGRIIISEATFLHLQRDEPALAATCLPLSAVEVKGIRNAVRIYEVPWQPTPSA from the coding sequence GTGAATTTCTGGCCGCCCAAGCGCATCCCGCTTCTCATCACAGCGGCCGTCATCGGTTTCCTCCTGCTGCTCCGGATTCTCAACCCCGACCTGATCGATCGGATGGAGCGCGTCACCTACGATTGGCGGGTCCGCTCGGCCCTGCGCTTCCGGCCACCAACCGCCGACAATCTGGGTTTTGTATTCATTGATGAGGCCAGCATTCAGGCCGTTCACGACGGCGCGTTCGGCTATCACTATGGTCTCTATTGGCCGCGACAAGTTTACGGGCGGGTGGTGCAGGAACTCGCGCGGCAGGGCGCCAAAACGGTCGCCTTCGACGTGGTGTTTGGCGAACTTCGGCCAGACCATCCTTTTGTGCAGCCGCCCGGCCGGGAGATGATGGAGTCCGACGATTTTCTGGCGGACCAGATGCGGCAGGCGGGCAACATCATTCTTGCGGTCACGCCCGAACTGGAGGTGCCCGATCTTTTTCGCACGAATGCGGCAGCAGTCGGCGACATTTCCACGGAAAAAGATTCCGACGGCATTTTGCGCCGGGTGCGTGCGTTCCGCACGTATCGCCACTGGCACCCGTTGTTTTTGAAAGTCCAGGCTGATGCGGAAATGGGAGTGGACCTGCGGCAGGCGAAGGTTGAACAGGATAGAATCATTCTGCCCCGGGCAAATGGCGATTCGATTGTCGTCCCGCTGGATGCCGATGGGGATTTTCAGCTCGCAGATTTCGTCGGGGAAAATCTGCCGCCTGGCTGGCCCGCCCGCGCCCAGCCGTTTTGGGATGAGCGGGTGTGGCACATGGGCATTGTGATCGCCGCGCAGGCACTGAAACTTGATTTGAATCATGCCGCAGTGGACCTGCCAGACGGACGGATCGTCCTCCGCGGCGCGGGCGGCGTTGAACGCGTGTTGCCGGTGGACCAGCAGGGCTTTCTCTGGATCGACTGGACCATCCCGCCCAACGATCCGCAGTTGTTTCGCCAGCCGATCAGCGCGCTGCTCGCGGAGAGCCGCGACCAATGGGGGGGCAGGAGCACCGCGGTGCCGGATGACTGGCGCGGCAAAATTGCCATCATCGGCTCCGCTGTGGCAGGGGGCAATGACTTGACGGATCATGGCGCGACGCCGTTACGGGCGGACACGCTGCTCGTCAGCAAGCACTGGAACGTGGCGAATTCCATCATTACGAACCGCTTTATTCACCGGTTGAGCGGGGGCGGGGAATTGTGCCTGATCGGGCTGTTGGGCGTGCTTGCGGGCTTTCTGGCCGCACGGTTGCGGACGGTTCCGGCTGCGCTGAGTGTGGCCTTGTTGCTGATGGTGTTCATCGCGGTGGCGGTGGCGGTTTACATTGCGTGGCGGATCTGGCTCCCCGTGTTGCTGCCGGCGGCAGCCCTCCTGGCGACATGGGCATGTTTGACGGCGTGGCGCGCGGTCTTTGAGCAATCCGAGCGGCGTCGGGTGAAATCCGTGTTCTCGCGGATCGTGTCACCGAATGTGGTGCATGAGCTTCTGGAAGCGAAGCAATTGTCGCTGGGTGGGGCACGGCGTGAAGTCACCGTCTTTTTTGCCGACGTGCGCGGGTTTACCGAGTTTACCGACGTCAGTCAGGAGGCGGCCGAAGCTTATGTGCGGGACCACGGGCTAACGGGTCCCGAGGCGTCCGCCCATATCGATGCTCAGGCGCGGGAGGCATTGAACACGGTCAATTTGTATCTCGCGCGGGTGGCCGATACGGTGAAGCAACATGACGGCACGCTCGACAAGTATATCGGCGATTGTGTGATGGCCTTTTGGGGGGCGCCCACGCCCAACAATCACCATGCGGTGACATGCGTGCGGGCGGCGATTGATGCGCAGCGCGCCATCCACGAGTTGAATGCAGCGCGCGCCGCCGAAAACCAGCGGATTGAAGCCGCGAATCGACAACGAGAACCGGAGGGCAGGCCTCGCCTTCCTCTGCTGCCGCTCCTGTCCTTGGGGACCGGCATCAACACCGGCCTGGCGGCGGTCGGGTTGATGGGGTCGGACGCGCACATCCTCAACTACACGGTTTTTGGCCGGGATGTTAATCTGGCCAGCCGCCTGGAAGCGGTGTCCGGCCGCGGCCGAATCATCATCAGTGAAGCCACCTTTCTGCATTTGCAGCGCGATGAACCTGCGCTCGCGGCG